TTAAAAATGTAATTTTTTATGGTCTGATGCCAAGTTTATACAAAATACTGCATATTTCAAATTCGGTTTTTTCGCTTCCAATTATCGGCATACCCTTGCTTTCAGCAGCTTCAATGGTCTCGTCCGGCACCTCTATGCCATCCGGTATTATAATACATGCAAATTCGCGCATCACTGCCACGGCAACCACATTTAAATGTGTTTTTACGGTTACCCATACGCTGCCTTTTTTACCTTTAAACATTATGTGGCTTAAAAGGTCGCCCGCACATGCTGAGGTTATTTCATTATCCAAACCTGCTTCGCCCGTCAAAACTGTAAAATAAGATTTTTTTGTGAGTTTTCTTACATCTACCATGATATCATTAAACCATAAATAGGCACCGAAGTTAAGAGTATTTTTTACTAACGGCGCCTTTATCCTTATCGGCCCTTTCATAATTTATTTGGTCTTTAAGAAAATGAATTTATAAAATCGCATACTGCGTAAACTGTATCCGTTGCAGCATATGCCAAATATCCCGTCGTTGGCTTCGTATAATTTTCATTTAAATCATCGACGGTATTTTTAACTGTTGAAACTATAGATTTTATCTTTGCTATCTCCCCGCCTTCATTTTCCGTCAAAGAGTTTATGTCCTGGTATATTGTATCTAAATCCTCTGCCAGGGTATCAAGGTCGTCTTTGATATCCTCGCCTTTATCGTTTTTTATACTTAGCTCTATTAGCTTATCGGCAGCGCTTAGTACTCCCTCTATAGAGTTTTTAATGCTTTGCGTCTGCGTTTCAGATGCGGTTATATTAAAACTCAGCTCCTCGCTCTTAACTTCACGTACGATAGTAGAAATGTCTTCGCTTTCTAAGTTTTCCTTAACAGCATCCGCGTCGCTTTTGGTTTTAAATGTAGCTATAATGCACCTGTATTTATCGTCCTCGGTACGCAGGTAGCCTGCCCCGCCGCGTGCTTTTATGTAACTTGCAGCTGTAGCAGCATTATCCTTGTCCGCGAAAATGCCATACTGAAGCGCGTAATAAGTATTCTCCTCTATGGTGACTTTATCTGTAACAGCCTGCGACGATGTACTCGATACGCTACTGGAAGGAGAGGGGCTTGCGCTGCTTGAAAATACTGAAAATACAGGGTTTGCTACGTTTTCTGCCAGCCACTCACCCGCAGATGTTGCAAAAATAACATATATAACTCCGGCGATTAAAACCAAAATCAAAATCCAACTTCCAAACTTCCTTTTTCCGGGTTCGTTTCGTCCGTGCCTCAAAACTCAAATCCCTCCTAAAACCTTTTTATCTTATGTATTTAATAGTTATGTCAAGGGATTTAAAAATAGTATAACTTGTCTTAAAAAATTTTTTAGCACAAAAAAAAGTGCCTATTCTAGGCGCTTTTTTAATTTATCACTCACACTCTTTTTCATTAAGTGCTCTTTTCATTTCTTCAGACCAATCTTCGATAAGCTCAAGTGAAACGATTATCTTGGATTTAGGCAGATAAATTGCCCTAACTCGCATAAACTTTTTAAGTTTAAAATCTTCAGGCGGATGAGCCATTTTAAATCTGTCTTCTTTTCTTTCTCTAAATTTTAACCCAACATAGGTTTTTCCGGGCATAAAAAACGATATATCGTAGCGGAGGTCAGGCACATAGTGTGCTATATCTCCCTCGTGTTCCTCTAAATTGCCACGGTGGACGTCCGCCATTATCCTGGCTATGGTCCGTATACTAAAATACAGGTATATTAATAGCCCAATGACTATTAAGCTGCCCAAAATTGCGACCAAAAGGCCGTGCGCATATATACGCATATAAAAAAAGCAGAAGATCACCGCTATAATCATTATTGATATAACTATGTTATCCACTAAAAATTTAGTAGTCTGTTTTTTTATTGTTTTTTTATCCATCTTAATTTAACCCCAAAATTCAACTGCCTTTTAATATATAATAAATCAGTGCCGCAAGTCAACTACGCGTTTAATCGCAAAGATCGTCATACTTTTCCACTGCAACTTCTGCTGCCTCTAAAAGCTCCCTTGAAAATATGTCAGGATAAGGATTTTTGTAGACTATACGGCGGATGCCTGCATTTATTATCATCTTAGTGCATATAACACAGGGCTGATGTGTGCAATAAAGTGTTCCTCCGTCTATAGAGATGCCAAGTTTAGCTGCTTGTATTATCGCGTTTTGCTCGGCATGTATGGCATAGCATAATTCCTGCATGGTACCAGACTTTATCTTAAGCTTGTCTCTTAAACATTCGCCTTTGTCTTTACAGCTTAAAAACCCTGCCGGTGCGCCGTTATATCCCGTTGTCATTATACGCTTGTCCTTAACGATGATAGCCCCAACGTTCCTGCCGTCCCGTATACAACTAGACCACTTAGAAATGCTTTCGGTAAGTTCCATAAACCGTTTATCCCACTTATCCATATCTTCTCCCTCTACTTAGTTTTATTAAGTAGATTATAAAATAACTTAAGCAAAATAACAACTTTTATTATTTCATTAGATAATTACGATTTTTGAAGTATTTGGAAGATATACATAGTTAGCGTTATTAATTTTCATTTATTTTAAAAAAATAACCAAATATATACAAATACTAAAATTTACATCATTTGCCTTAACTTTAGGCTACATTTATTATATATGTAAGCGTTAGCACTCATCATCTATGAGTGCTAATAAATCTTTTATAACTTATATAAGGAGGTTTACATATGTCAATAAAACCATTAGGCGACAGAGTCGTTATTAAAAGTTTAGAAACGGAAGAGACAACTAAAAGCGGAATAGTCCTTCCCGGAACAGCAAAAGAAAAACCGCAGATGGCTGAAGTAGTTGCAGTTGGCCCTGGCGGGAACGTAGATGGAAAAGAAATAAAAATGAATGTTAAGTCAGGTGACAAAGTAATATTTTCAAAATATGCCGGAACAGACATAAAAATGGACGGAAAAGAGTATATAATAGTCCGCCAAAGCGACATTCTGGCAGTAATCGAGTAATCAAATAGGAGGAGATACTTATGGCAAAACAGCTTAAATTTGGGGAAGATGCACGCCGTTCACTTGAAGTAGGCGTAAATAAATTAGCAGATACAGTTAAAATAACACTTGGGCCAAAAGGCAGAAACGTCGTTTTAGACAAGAAATTTGGTTCTCCGATGATCACAAATGATGGTGTTACTATAGCTAAGGAAATCGAACTTGAAGACCCATTTGAAAACATGGGTGCTCAGCTTATAAAAGAAGTTGCAACTAAAACAAATGACGTAGCCGGCGACGGAACCACAACAGCTACACTTTTAGCCCAGGCAATTATACGCGAAGGTTTAAAAAACGTTGTCGCAGGTGCAAACCCAATGGGGCTTAAAAGAGGTATTTTAAAGGCAGCAGACATAGCTGTTGATTCACTCAAAGACATAAGCAAACCAATAGAAGGTTCAAAGGCAATCGCTCAGGTGGCTTCAATATCTGCAGCAGATGAGCAGATCGGTTCTTTAATAGCTAGCGCTATGGAGAAAGTCGGCAACGACGGAGTTATAACCGTTGAAGAATCCAAGACCATGAAAACAGACTTAGCCGTTGTAGAAGGTATGCAGTTCGACCGTGGATATGCTTCTGCATACATGGTTACAGACACTGAAAAGATGGAAGCGGTTTTAGATAATCCGCTCATTATGATAACAGACAAGAAGATAAGCAATATACAAGAAATCCTCCCTGTCTTAGAACAGATAGTACAGCAGGGCAAAAAACTTCTCTTAATTGCAGAAGACGTAGAAGGCGAAGCTTTGGCAACACTTATAGTCAACAAACTGCGCGGAACTTTCACATGTGTAGCTGTTAAAGCTCCAGGATTCGGCGACAGAAGGAAAGCAATGCTTCAGGACATAGCTATTTTGACAGGTGGCCAGGTTATATCCGAAGAACTTGGAATGGATATAAAAGATACTAAGATCGAAATGTTAGGTACAGCCAGACAGGTAAAGATAGACAAAGAAAACACCACTATAGTCGAAGGCATGGGCGACAAAGAAGCTATCAAAGCAAGGATCGCTTCCATACGTTCCCAGATCGAGGATACAACCTCCGAATACGACAAAGAGAAACTTCAGGAAAGGCTTGCTAAGTTATCTGGTGGTGTTGCCGTAATCCAGGTAGGTGCCGCAACTGAAACGGAAATGAAAGAAATAAAGATGAGAATAGAAGACGCACTTGCCGCAACACGTGCTGCTGTTGAAGAAGGTATAGTACCTGGCGGTGGTGTAGCACTTCTTTCAGCTATGTCTTCTCTTAAGGCTGCTATAAAGAAAGCTGTTGGAGACGAAAAGACAGGTTTACAGATAGTACTTCGTGCAATTGAAGAGCCTGTCCGCCAGATAACGGCCAATGCCGGCCTTGAAGGAAGCGTCATCATAGAAAAAATAACGAATTCAAAAGATGCCGCATTTGGATTTGACGTTTCAACAGGTGAATATGTAAATATGGTTGAAAAAGGTATAATAGACCCAACAAAGGTTACACGTACAGCGCTCCAAAACGCCTGCAGTATATCATCTATACTGTTGACGACCGAAAGCCTGGTAACCGACATCCCGGCTCCAGAGCCGGCAATGCCTACAGCTCCAGGTGGAATGCCAGGGATGTATTAATATAGATTTCGGTGCTTAAATAAGTTTCAAATTAAACAAAAGAGGCAAGAATATCTTGCCTCTTTTGTTTTTAACTTTTTATACTGTTTATTAAATACTTAACTTTATTTATGTCTAATTTTTAAAAATAAAGAGATGCTTAATAAAATTTAAAAACAATTTCACACTCCTTTTGTTATTTCCCGGAAAAATTCGATATTTATTTTGCAGATTATGTAAACGCAATTATAAAACCCTCGCCTTAATTTATATTATACTTAAATTCATTTAAAATCTTTGTTTTCAGGTAATCTATCTAAAGTATTAATAAAAAAGCCCTCCGTTTTAAATTTTAAAAAACAAAAGCCATTTTAGCCGTTTTAAATTAAAAATAAAAAAACCCGGGTTAAACCCAGGTTTTTTTATTTTTAATTTAGATTATTCTTCGTATACCCAATTGTCGAGCCAGTCAATACCACTGTAGTATGCGTCTGAATCCTGGAAAATATTCTCGTATACTTCTGTAACTGCATCGCCATTGCACTTTCCATCTAAGAATGTTGCAAGGGAATCTTCTTTAAAGCTTCCAACTGATACTAAGAACTTCAACGGCTCATACGTCAAGTTTTCAAAACCGCTCATTTCCGTCCCGTCAGAAGCTGTGACTGTTTCATTGAATAAGTCATAGTTTTCTTTTAAGGAACAGTATCTGTTATTAGGATCGATTAAGTATTTAGCATTAACAGCTGCTGTTACGTTAACGCTGTTTTCACTGTTCCAATCATCCCAAACGGTGAGAAGCTCTTGAGCATTCTCTTCGCTTGCATAGATCCATTCAATTGCTTTGAAGTACAATTCTGTGTACTTAACAACTGCATCGTAATGCTCTGCATAAAACGTAGGATTCCAGTACATTGCGCTCGGTAATGCACAACCAACGTCCATTGAGCTGATTACAGGAACGAATAACTCAGTCATGTCAGAAGCAAGGCTTAAGCTGCCCCATGTTCCGCCGACTTCGCAAGTGCCAGCTCTTAAAGCTGTGTTAACACTTGTAACGTCCATCTGAGTTGATTTAACATCTTCAAGGGTTAATCCCATTTTTCCTAAAGCTGTTGCTAAAACGTAATGAAGAGTTGTGCCTTTCGGATAATAAATTTCCTGGCCTTCCCACTCTGCAGCCGTTCCGTACATCTCTTTTGTTCCACCAATGTTGGAAATACCAGCTTTGGTAATAGCATTATCTTGCTGTGCCCAGAAGAATGTGCTACCTGTATCTTTTGAAGTAAGAGCAGTCTGGATACAGCCTTTGCTGATTGTACCAGTCATCATACCGCCAAGTCCACTTGTACCAACATCCCAAGAAGTCGCGGCTTCTATCAATGTTGATCCATTGCCATAAACTTGTCCAACGCCATCAAAATTAAGATTAGCTTTTTCAAATCCACCAAGTTCATCGATTAAGTAAGGAATAACACCATATTCCATAGCACTCAATGACCCAATTCTGATTGTAACTTCTTCGTCCAATGGTTCTACATCATCAAAAGGACCTGCCGCTACATCAGATCCAGCCGGTGAGCTAGATGATTGTTCTTCCTCCGACCCACAAGCTGCAAATATAGCTACTATCATTAACATAGCAACTATAAGGCTAATAATTTTTTTCATAAGCACCTCCGAAAATTTATTATTCTATGTTTATATGCCTGATTTTAAGGGCACAATAACATCCTCTATATTCGCTCTTAATACTGTCTATTAATTTCTTGTATTTCATTTTATGCGATTTTCGCATAAAAGTCAATATGCAATAACCGCATAACATAAAATAATTTCTTGAGGGGACTATATGTATCAAAGAATACGGAATTTAAGAGAAGATAACGACTTAAACCAAAATAAAGTTGCAATGCTTTTAAATGTTAGTCAAACGACATATTCACGTTATGAAAGTGGCGTCCTTGACATTCCAAGCTTTTCACTTGTTAAGCTTGCCAAATTTTACGATACTAGCATAGACTACATTTTAGGGTTGACTGATGAAGTTAAGCCATATAAAAGAGCAAAGTATAAAGGTTAAACAAAAGCTTTATGGGTTTGTCATATTAAATATTTCTCTATCTTTCTAAATGAAAATATATATTTGCCGCTATGCCTTTTTCACTCTATTCCTGGCTTTTACTTTTAAATAGCTCAAATAAAGCTGTATTGCCCGAAACCATAGCCAAGGATGATTAACACAAACTAAAAAAGGCACAGTTTCCTGTGCCTTTTTGTTTTTAGTTGATATCACTTCTTATTAATAAAGAGCCTTATACATCTTAAGTAAAGCTGCATGATCCATATCAACAGGATTGTTCTTAATGTTAGGATGTGTGCTGTGATTTGCTAAGTTTTCGATATCTTCTTCTTTTACGCCAGCTTCTCTTAAAGTAGTCTTCATTCCCATAGCTTTCTTTAAGCGTAAAAGTTCGTCTGCCATGGCAAACGCATCTTTAAATCCGCAGTCCTGAGCAAGTTTATGTAATCTTCCGCCTTCGACGTCAGCATTAAGCCTTAAGAAATAATCGAGTGTGAAAGCACAAGCTTCACCATGAGGTAGATGATAATCGTTTGTTAATGGGAAAGAGCAAGCATGAGGAGCTGTTGTTCCCGGTGTACCAAATGCAAGACCTGCTAACAATGATGCTAACATCATATTATCTCTTGCCTCTAGATTATTTGGTTCGTTGTAAACTTTCTCTACGTTTTGGAAAACCAACCTTGTTGATGCGAGTGCGAATGCATCACAGATCGGCTGATGATGTTTGTTCCAGAAAGCACCTAGTGCGTGTGAAAGAACATCTAAGCCAGTTGAAGCTGTAACGCTCTTTGGAACTGATAATGTGAGTTTTGAATCTACTAA
The sequence above is drawn from the Eubacteriales bacterium genome and encodes:
- a CDS encoding AraC family transcriptional regulator; protein product: MKGPIRIKAPLVKNTLNFGAYLWFNDIMVDVRKLTKKSYFTVLTGEAGLDNEITSACAGDLLSHIMFKGKKGSVWVTVKTHLNVVAVAVMREFACIIIPDGIEVPDETIEAAESKGMPIIGSEKTEFEICSILYKLGIRP
- a CDS encoding SPOR domain-containing protein yields the protein MRHGRNEPGKRKFGSWILILVLIAGVIYVIFATSAGEWLAENVANPVFSVFSSSASPSPSSSVSSTSSQAVTDKVTIEENTYYALQYGIFADKDNAATAASYIKARGGAGYLRTEDDKYRCIIATFKTKSDADAVKENLESEDISTIVREVKSEELSFNITASETQTQSIKNSIEGVLSAADKLIELSIKNDKGEDIKDDLDTLAEDLDTIYQDINSLTENEGGEIAKIKSIVSTVKNTVDDLNENYTKPTTGYLAYAATDTVYAVCDFINSFS
- a CDS encoding cytidine/deoxycytidylate deaminase family protein translates to MDKWDKRFMELTESISKWSSCIRDGRNVGAIIVKDKRIMTTGYNGAPAGFLSCKDKGECLRDKLKIKSGTMQELCYAIHAEQNAIIQAAKLGISIDGGTLYCTHQPCVICTKMIINAGIRRIVYKNPYPDIFSRELLEAAEVAVEKYDDLCD
- the groES gene encoding co-chaperone GroES, with amino-acid sequence MSIKPLGDRVVIKSLETEETTKSGIVLPGTAKEKPQMAEVVAVGPGGNVDGKEIKMNVKSGDKVIFSKYAGTDIKMDGKEYIIVRQSDILAVIE
- the groL gene encoding chaperonin GroEL (60 kDa chaperone family; promotes refolding of misfolded polypeptides especially under stressful conditions; forms two stacked rings of heptamers to form a barrel-shaped 14mer; ends can be capped by GroES; misfolded proteins enter the barrel where they are refolded when GroES binds), encoding MAKQLKFGEDARRSLEVGVNKLADTVKITLGPKGRNVVLDKKFGSPMITNDGVTIAKEIELEDPFENMGAQLIKEVATKTNDVAGDGTTTATLLAQAIIREGLKNVVAGANPMGLKRGILKAADIAVDSLKDISKPIEGSKAIAQVASISAADEQIGSLIASAMEKVGNDGVITVEESKTMKTDLAVVEGMQFDRGYASAYMVTDTEKMEAVLDNPLIMITDKKISNIQEILPVLEQIVQQGKKLLLIAEDVEGEALATLIVNKLRGTFTCVAVKAPGFGDRRKAMLQDIAILTGGQVISEELGMDIKDTKIEMLGTARQVKIDKENTTIVEGMGDKEAIKARIASIRSQIEDTTSEYDKEKLQERLAKLSGGVAVIQVGAATETEMKEIKMRIEDALAATRAAVEEGIVPGGGVALLSAMSSLKAAIKKAVGDEKTGLQIVLRAIEEPVRQITANAGLEGSVIIEKITNSKDAAFGFDVSTGEYVNMVEKGIIDPTKVTRTALQNACSISSILLTTESLVTDIPAPEPAMPTAPGGMPGMY
- a CDS encoding helix-turn-helix transcriptional regulator, whose translation is MYQRIRNLREDNDLNQNKVAMLLNVSQTTYSRYESGVLDIPSFSLVKLAKFYDTSIDYILGLTDEVKPYKRAKYKG
- a CDS encoding iron-containing alcohol dehydrogenase family protein encodes the protein MPVKIIYGAGSVEKLESVIDSLGLKKGILVSDKFLVDSGMAQKIVEYSNGKLVEVFSDIVPNPTVDSVDECAKIIREKNLEFAVALGGGSSLDCAKAACAIAKSNDSIRDYHTGGKVLSKSTAIPLIAVPTTAGTGSEVTKVAVLSDPSKNMKAPMGSPVLYAKIALVDSKLTLSVPKSVTASTGLDVLSHALGAFWNKHHQPICDAFALASTRLVFQNVEKVYNEPNNLEARDNMMLASLLAGLAFGTPGTTAPHACSFPLTNDYHLPHGEACAFTLDYFLRLNADVEGGRLHKLAQDCGFKDAFAMADELLRLKKAMGMKTTLREAGVKEEDIENLANHSTHPNIKNNPVDMDHAALLKMYKALY